From Trichoderma atroviride chromosome 1, complete sequence, one genomic window encodes:
- a CDS encoding uncharacterized protein (BUSCO:EOG092D1JIT), whose product MAPVSADPTGDIALAILQALANTDQLLSTEAFPNVPFDTAKAALDRLSSRSMVVYEQIERQEAILEAEAEEIVQHGSHEARVFEAVHKALGGLSISDLETAIGNKNVTKVGQGKAFREKWIKKEDNKLVALVDTIEDVTRAQLQFIKETKSHDAKIIADLKKRKLLNTQKVISFKVSKGPKFALEIVKEETDLTADMLASGSWKAANFKPYNFKALGANQVSGALHPLNKMRHEFRQIFFETGFTEMPTNQYIETGFWNFDALFVPQQHPARDLQDTFYISDPLTAGRPGPVSADDRQNYDEYFENVKQVHENGKYGSIGYRYPWAEKESLRLVLRTHTTSVSAAMLHKLAAKKGPDGRVPPARYFSIDRVFRNEAVDATHLCEFHQVEGVIADYGLTLGGLMEFFETFFHKMGLTDLKFKPAYNPYTEPSMELFSYHKGLKKLVEIGNSGMFRPEMLEAMGLPKDLRVYGFGLSLERPTMIKYAIQNIRELLGHQVDLNFIERNAAVRLDKD is encoded by the exons ATGGCTCCCGTATCCGCTGATCCCACGGGCGATATCGCCCTGGCGATTCTCCAGGCGCTGGCCAACACCGACCAGCTTCTCTCGACCGAGGCGTTCCCCAACGTGCCTTTTGACACCGCAAAGGCCGCTCTGGACCGCCTCTCTTCGCGGTCCATGGTTGTCTATGAGCAGATTGAGAGGCAGGAGGCGATTctggaggccgaggccgaggagattGTCCAGCACGGAAGCCACGAGGCTCGCGTTTTCGAGGCGGTGCACAAGGCTCTGGGGGGCCTCTCGATTTCCGATTTGGAGACTGCGATTGGCAACAAGAATGTGACAAAGGTTGGCCAGGGCAAGGCCTTTAGGGAGAAGTGGATTAAGAAGGAGGACAACAAGCTTGTTGCGCTG GTCGACACAATCGAGGACGTAACGAGAGCTCAGCTCCAGTTCATCAAGGAGACGAAATCACACGATGCCAAAATCATTGCCGACCTGAAGAAGCGAAAGCTGCTCAACACCCAAAAGGTCATTTCCTTCAAGGTGTCCAAGGGACCCAAGTTTGCGCTGGAGATTGTCAAGGAAGAGACTGATTTGACGGCCGACATGCTGGCGTCTGGATCGTGGAAGGCGGCAAATTTCA AGCCGTACAACTTCAAGGCTTTGGGCGCGAATCAGGTCTCTGGAGCTCTTCACCCGCTCAACAAGATGCGACACGAATTCCG ACAAATCTTCTTCGAGACTGGCTTCACTGAGATGCCTACCAACCAGTACATCGAGACTGGCTTCTGG AACTTTGATGCCCTCTTCGTTCCTCAG CAACATCCTGCTCGTGATTTGCAAGACACCTTCTACATCTCCGACCCCCTGACCGCTGGCCGGCCTGGTCCCGTCTCTGCAGATGACAGACAAAACTACGATGAGTACTTTGAGAACGTTAAGCAGGTGCACGAGAACGGAAAATACGGCTCAATTGGCTACCGATACCCCTGGGCAGAGAAGGAGTCATTAAG ACTCGTCCTCCGCACCCACACAACCTCTGTCTCTGCTGCTATGCTGCATAAGCTGGCAGCAAAGAAGGGCCCCGATGGACGCGTTCCTCCTGCTCGCTACTTCTCCATCGACCGAGTTTTCAG AAATGAGGCTGTCGATGCGACACATCTTTGCGAGTTCCACCAGGTCGAGG GTGTTATTGCCGATTACGGCTTGACCCTCGGTGGTCTGATGGAATTCTTCGAGACCTTCTTCCACAAGATGGGATTGACTGA TCTCAAATTCAAGCCAGC ATACAACCCCTACACAGAGCCTAGTATGGAACTCTTCAGCTACCACAAGGGCTTGAAAAAGCTTGTAGAG ATTGGTAACAGTGGCATGTTCCGACCGGAGATGTTGGAGGCCATGGGACTGCCCAAGGACCTGAGAGTGTATGGATTCGGCCTCAGCTTGGAGAGACCGACCATGATCAAATACGCCATCCAGAACATCCGTGAGCTGCTTGGCCACCAAGTAGACCTGAACTTCATCGAGAGAAACGCTGCCGTGCGACTGGACAAGGACTAG
- a CDS encoding uncharacterized protein (EggNog:ENOG41), producing MPAVAPFCVYVHGCPGFHNVEICKELSTLIKGSEVLKMGQNVRRGWRFLWTQEQAQMEMRRILADAVSDVHQAKHHSWIFADFRGTPRALDSDLPVREYENAADSLGQPFIHVILRCHSPRLDSYNRLGRSVPITNAHEFTVFESMWNAEAIRALGKANELEVDIGDLGPKEVAKMIFEGISKVRHL from the coding sequence ATGCCCGCCGTTGCACCCTTCTGCGTCTACGTCCATGGATGCCCAGGCTTCCACAACGTGGAAATCTGCAAAGAACTGAGCACTCTCATAAAAGGCTCAGAGGTCCTCAAAATGGGCCAAAACGTCCGCAGAGGCTGGCGTTTCCTATGGACTCAGGAGCAGGCGCAAATGGAAATGCGCCGTATCTTGGCCGACGCAGTCAGTGACGTCCACCAGGCAAAGCACCATTCGTGGATCTTTGCCGACTTCCGCGGCACGCCGAGGGCACTCGACAGCGATCTGCCTGTCCGAGAGTACGAGAATGCCGCCGACAGCTTGGGACAGCCATTCATCCACGTCATCCTCCGCTGCCACTCGCCAAGACTGGATAGCTACAACAGGCTTGGGCGAAGCGTCCCAATCACCAATGCCCACGAGTTCACGGTATTCGAGTCGATGTGGAATGCAGAGGCTATCCGGGCTTTGGGGAAGGCGAACGAGCTGGAGGTGGATATCGGTGATTTGGGGCCAAAGGAGGTGGCCAAGATGATATTCGAAGGAATATCCAAAGTTCGGCATTTATAA